The genome window ATCGGTCTGACAGTTGCATTGAAAAACGGATTGCGTTCCACTACCCGGTGGACCCGGAGTTTGGACATCCGGAATACAGAAGCAGATACCAAAAGAACCTTTACCGATAATGCTTCTTTAACTTTTGCCTATAACCACAAGGGTGGATTATCTATTCCTCTTCCCTTTATGGAGCGTGTGAATCTCCAGAACTCCATGGATGTTTCAGCCACGATTACATACAGTAACCAGAAAACCCTGCAGCGGAGAGGTGGAGGGGAGAAATTTGCCGAGATGGACCGGCGACAAAGCTGGGTTTTTCAACCGGAACTCAGTTATCAGTTTTCACGGAATATTAACGGAGCCGCCTGGTTTATGTACAGTGAAACGAAGAGCAAAATGCCCACGCGGATTTCCCGGGATTTTGGAATTAAAGTCAATATAAGGATCCGAGGATGAGACAATGTGTACAATCCCTGATCGTGTTTTTGCTCACTTGCCAGCTGCTTCCGGCCGTTACACCCTCTTTTAACGGAAATAAAGCCTTTTCATATCTCACCACCCAAACAGATATGGGACCGCGGAATCCGGGTAGCCCGGGACATGCCGCATGCATTCAGTGGCTTGTGGAAAAAGGTGAGAAATGGGCGGATACGGTTGTGGTACAAGAGTTTACCGGATTTAACCCCCACGGGCCGGATGACGTTTCCCTTACAAATGTGATATACCGCTTCCAGCCGGGAAATCCTGAAAGAATCATGCTTTCAGCACATTTTGATACACGGCCGGTGGCCGATTTAGACCGTATACGCCGGAACGAACCCATTCCAGGCGCCAACGACGGAGCCAGCGGTGTTGCCGTTCTGCTCCATATTGCAGAAATCCTTGCACAATCTCCCCCGCCTGTTGGTGTGGATATTGCCTTTTGGGACGGGGAGGATATGGGGCGGCCCGATTACCCGGAAGAATTTTGTCAGGGAAGCCGCTTTTATAGCCGGAATCCCCTGGAACCAATCCCCCAAAAAGGAATTTTGATCGATATGATTGGTGATACAGATCTTCAGATTTTCTATGAGCTGTATTCCCTCCGTTTTGCACCCGGACTTGCACAGGTGATATGGGATGCCGCTAAAAAAGCAGGATATGCGGATGTATTCATCCAAAAACCCGGCCCGGGGGTCTATGACGACCATGTTCCTCTTTCAGAAGGAGGGATTCCAACCGTGGATATCATTGATTTTCAGTACCCTGACGCACGAACGAATTACTGGCATACTCACGAAGATACTGCGGATAAATGCGCTCCGGAAAGTCTGCAATGTATTGGGGACGTTCTTTTAATGTGGCTCTATGCACAGGAGTAAAACATGACGAAAAAAGGTTTTGCAAAAATCAGTCTGCCGCCCCATACTTGGATCCATGAAGCCCTGGAGCGGGATTTTCTGGAAACCGGCCGTCTGCAGGCCGTGGAAATCAATCCGACGGCTATTGTTATCTGGGACTCGTGGGAAAGCAGTGATGAGCTTATGAAAAGCCTGACAGACCATTTTCCGGGCGTTCAGGTTGAACGGGAATTTGTCCCCGATCAGGATTGGAATCTGACTTGGATTGATGGTTTCAAACCCCGGAAAATTGGACATTTGTGGGTTACGCCCCCCTGGCACATGGATAAAATTCCCCCGGGAGAATCGGTAGTCTGCATTAATCCGGGTTCTGCTTTCGGTACGGGAACCCATGAATCCACGCGATTAAGTTTAATGATGCTTCAAAGATATATAAAGCAAGGTCAGTCGGTTCTGGATCTGGGATGCGGATCGGGCATCCTGTCTATTGCAGCATCTCTGTTGGGAGCATCCCCCGTGGTTGCCTGTGATGTGGATCCCCAGATAGAAACGAATATCCGTGAAAATATTGAACTGAACGGCAATCCTCCCATCCGCTGGGATGTATGCGATGTTTTTAAGTTGAATACCTATGCCTGCGATTGGGCTATGATAAATATTCAAAAACCCGTTATATTCCCCCTTCTTGAAAAATTTTCCACCCTGTCTGCCAACAGAAAAGCGGATCATCTGATTTTAGCCGGACTGTTGATTGAAGACGAAAAGGAACTGAAACGTCTTTTATCTGAAGCGGGATACAGGGTGACCGATAAACAAACGGACGGCGAATGGCTTGCCATCTGTGCAACCCGAAATGTGCTATGATAATCTCCCGATATGTGAAATATGTGATGCCGCTTCTTCTGTTTTTGGTCATGCGGTGCGGTCCCGAAATTCCTCTTTCCCCCGGCGGGAACGAAGACAATGATGGCCCGGTGCTGAGCGCCGCCCTTGTGAATTACCAGGCGTCACCGGGACAATTGCATCTTCATGTCCGGGTTGAATATGGAAATTCTTCAGAAGATATCAACGTGTATTCCGAAGTGTTCAGGCCGGACAGGGATTCGGTCTGGATTTCTACACGTCTATATGACACGGGTGAAACGGGTGATCAGATTGCCGGAGACAGTTACTATGGCATCACCCTGGATTCGACGGTCTCCGATACTTTAAGCGGGGATTTGCTGGCCTTTTTCTGGGCGGTGGCAGAGGATGATACCTCCGATACCGTCAGCGCTCTGGCCTCGTTACGGGCAAATGAACCGCCGGTTATCCTGTCCGTTTGGGCTCCGGATACGATAATGCGGCCGGATCCGGGAGAGGAAGATACGCTGATTGTTGAAGCAGAAGTAATGGATCCGGACGGCTTAAAGGATATTGTGGCCGTGTTCTTTGATGTCCGCGATGATGACGATACAACCCGGTGGACTTCCAGTCCCTTTTTCGTGCTGAACGATGCCGGCATCGGAGCGGACCGGGTTTCCGGAGACGGGGTTTTTGCTACGGCTCTCGTTATCTCGTGGAATAACCGGCTTACGGACAATATTTTCCGCTATTACGCCCTGGATTATGCCGGCAACACCAGTTCCTATGTGAAAGATACTATCACGGTCTACAAAAACTATGTCCCCCAGATTCTGAATTACTTTCTTTCTTCTCCGGCAGAAATAGTAAGGCCTTCAGTCGGCTCAGAGGGGGACAGCCTGCTGTTTTATATCCGGGTGGATGATGGAAACGGATTGGAGGACATCACAAGGGTGAGCCTGCAACGCCGTGATCCCGGTGGAAACACGACTGTACAGTCACACCCCCTGGCCTGTGATGACGGACTTCATGAGGATTTTTCCGCCGGAGACGGATGGTACACTATCAATGCGGGTTTTTCAACGGAAGATGAGTTGGGAACATATTTCTATCGGGCCCTGGTGGAAGATAGCTACGGCAATCAGGTGTTAAGTGCTGATTCTATTGAAGTTACATTGGTGAGCGAATGAGGAGAAAAGCAAGAATATGGCAGGGAGTGATTCTTTTGCTGCTATGGGTTACCGGGGTCATGGCCGCTCCCTGGACGGTTGCCGGGCATTTTTCACTGAATGATTCCCTGGTTTATGAAGGATTGGGTTCAAACGGAATCAGTGGAATCCTTTTTATGGACGATTCCACCTATTTCTTTGCAACGGGCTATGGCCTGTCTGTTACAACCAATGCCGGTGAAACATTTTACAGCTATTATAACAATCCTATGGCTGTCCGCTATGGCGGGGTTACATCCATGACGTCACTCGGACAGCACCTTTGGGTGGCAACGGCTTTTGACAGTGTCGGTGTGGAAGAAAGCGCTGCGACAGGCAATGGTATCAGTTATAGTCCCGACGGCGGACTCAGCTGGATACAGTATCCCCAAATGACAGATCATCCCGATTCCGGGTTTGTTCTCTTGTACGGTGATACGCTGAAAGCCCTGCCCACAACGGTTCCCATTGATAACCTGACTTACGACATGGCCGTTCACGTGAATACCGCCGGAGATACACTGCTGTGGGCAACAAGTTTTGCCGGGGGTACACGGGTCAGCCGGGACTTGGGCAAGACCTGGAAGCGGGTGGTTTTGCCTCCGGACAACATGGATGTCCTGAATGAAGAGAGCCCCCGGAATTTCCAATTGAGTCCCGTAGATCGACCCGATCTGGGCATAACCGGCAATTATAATCACCGCGCCTTTTCCGTTGTGGCGAGAAAAGATACCGTCGTGATAGGGACCGCCGGCGGCGTGAATCTTTCCACCGACTCCGGTAAAACATGGCGGCGGTATACCGCACAAAACTCCGATTTAAGCGGCAATTTTATTGTAGCCCTTCATTTGGGAAAAGACGGAACCCTCTATGCTGCGGCCCTGCCGGCCGTGGGTGCCGGAGAATTCCAAAGCCTTAGCTATACTGTCAAAGGAACATTCGGCGCCCTTCACTGGGAAAATACCCTCCGTGATAAACGGCTCTATAATGTCTCTACCTGGAAAAATCAGATTTTTGCCGCCACGGCCACAGGATTGTGGGTGTCAGGCGATGGCTGGAACTGGGTCCCCATACACTATCCCAAAGATTATGCAACAGGTGACCGGCTTTATTCAGATGAAATATACGCTGCTGCGGTTGATCCTCTGGAACGCTTATGGGTTGGTACAGGTGATGGACTTGCCATGACCGAGGACAACGGCCTTAACTGGCGAATAATACGAAAGGTTGCGCACATTGGTCCGCCCGGGGATTTTAAAGTTTCTGCCTATCCGAACCCCTTTTCACCCGGCAGAATGAATGTTTTTGAAGGGGAAGGTCATGTACGGTTTCATGTGTTAATTCCGGAAGAAGGAACCCTGTCACTGGATGTGTTTGATTTTGGGATGACCCGCGTGAAAACTATTCTTCGGGAAGCCGACATCTTTCCCGGGGAGAAGGATTTTACATGGAACGGAAAAAACGGCCTGAACAACATGGTGGCAAACGGGACATATTTTGTTCGTGCGGTTTTTCATGGCCGGGGAACGGAACGGGTGGCATGGACAAAAGTGATTATTCTGGAGTGATGATGATAAGGAAATCCGTCATATTACATGGGCTTATGTGGGTTTGCATTCTGACGTTATCTTTGTCTGCCGCGCCCTTGCAGGAAGCAGGGGGATATGCGGGATCTTATCTCAGAATGCCCTTGTCTGCCCGTGCGGCAGCCTTGGGGAATGCCGTGGGTGCGTTGAAGGAATCTCCGGAGGCCTTTACGGAAAATCCGGCCCTTTTGGGCCACCTGACCGAACGCAATTTCGGTTCTTCATTTCAGTTTTTAAGCCTGGACCGTTCACTTCACATGATTGATATAACGATTCCCGTCCCTCCGACGGCCGGCCTGGCCATTGCCTGGGTCCATGCCGGGGTAGGTAATATTCAGGAACGGAATTTTGCCAATGAGATCACAGGTGAACTGCAAACTTCCCAGGATGCCCTTTTTGTGGGGTTTGCCAACCGGATATGGAAAAGCCTGAGCATCGGAATTAATACCAAAATCTTTATAGATCAACTCCCGGATGTAACGGCAACCGGTTTCGGGTTGGATGTGGGAGCTTTTTATGCTCCTTTTGATTTTCTTTCCCTGGGATTTTCCGTAAAGGACATTAACAGTAAAATAAACTGGAATACAAAAGATATTTATGAATTCGGTTCTCAACGGACCGATACCTATCCAACGCTGTATCAGGTATCAGGCGCGTTTCAATTTAATAATCATGTGTTTATCACAGCCGCTTACCGTGGAAGTTTTGATATTTTTCCTACCTTTCATGCAGGGATGGAAGTCCGTGCCGGAAACCACCTGGCTGTCAGGGGCGGCGTGGATAACCGGATGCCTGTCCTGGGCCTGAGCACCCGTTATCCGGTATGGAGACATATTGAAACGCAGATAGATTACGCCTTTCTCTTTGGACGATATAATGAAGGAATCAGCCATGCATTTTCATGGATATTTACATTTTAAACGAATCATTGCCCTTTCTGCTTTTTGTTTGGCAACTCTCCTCCATGCCGGATCCGGCCTGACAGTGCTCTCTCTCCCGGAAGATCCGGTGAACGGATGGTATGTCGCATCTCCGGGGGGGCTTCCCAATGCCGTCTCGCAGCCGGTTTTTCTTCCCGAAAGTCCCGTCTCCTGGCACGGCATGCACGGATTCTGGATGTTTGATACGCCCTATTCCCGGGTGATGGGTGGAAACCGCAAGTTTTTTGGAGGCGCATCTTTTTTAAAAACTGAGGGAATTGAAATCCGGACGGATATGGCACAGGAGGAACCCATTGGAGAAACAGGGTATTATAACGGGACACTTTTCGTGGGCAGGGAATGGATAATTTCGCAGGATTTGCGGGTGGGAACCACAGCCCAGCTGGTGTTCGAACGCCTGTACCACGCGTCTGCCCTTGGAAGTGCACTGAATCTTGCCACGGCCTGGCGTGTCAATGAATTCGGCCTGCTGACGGCCGGCGTCCGGAATCTTGGAAAAATGCAGGATTTATATAAATCGGCAACCCACCTGCCCCTGGATGTGTATACCGGTTTTTCCGCCGGTATGAAAGGATTTCAGGCCGGTCTTTCCATTCATCTCGACGACGAAGCCGCTGTATATGGCACAGGTTTAATCCGTTATGACACGAATGGGGTCTTTTCCGCAGGATTTTCCTATTCAGGGTTGAACAATAGCTGGCATATCGGCGGAAATCTTCGTTATCAACAGTTTCGCTTTGGGGTGGGACGGTTTTTTATGCAGGATCAGATTGCCTGTCCCGTGGTTTTGAGTATTGCTTATATGCCGGAAGGAGACTGATCCGTTAAAATGTCTCTGTAATACGGACAGGAGAATCTGTAAATTTTAACAGTGAAACGATTACATGTATACATATTCCCCTTTTTGCTTCTTTCTTTGATTGCGGGATTGATGTCCTGTGGGGAACTTTTGGGCGTGCGGGATCCGGAACCGCCGGACCGCCCCACTGAATCTCACTGGACACCGGCCACAACCCCTCCCCTTGTGATTGAAAATTTGAAACAGGCTTTTCAGCATCGTGAGTTCGAAACCTATATGAAATGCCTGAGCGATACCCACAACTACAATCTGCCGGCGTTTCGGTTTCAGCCTTCCGCCGTATCATCTGTAAAATATCCGGGGAAATTTGATACGTGGAGCTCCGCCGATGAGCAAATCTGGTTTCAATCCCTTCTGGCTGCCTGTCCGCCGGATTCCCAGTTAAGCGTGACTATCACCGAGGATGAACCCTTTGTAGAATCTCTCGATTCGGTGGAATATCAGTTCACCTATACCCTTGATGTGCACCATAACCGCCAGGGGCCTCCCCGTCGGTATGAAGGAAAAGGGGTATTTAAAATGGTTCGGGACAGCCGGAATTACTGGCTGATCTATTTTTGGGAGGATATCAGTACGGGTGAACCGGACTGGACCGATCTGAAAGCACTATTCTGATGAAAAAGGCTATTATCACAACGACTTTTTTATGTTTTTTTATGACAGCCGTCTCATGTCATAATATTTTTGCACCGGAAACAGGAGATATTGGCAAATCCGGTCTCTTGTATAATCCTGTTATGAGCCGCCCTGCCCATGTGCTTGATAATTTCCGCTATGCCTATATTTACAGGGACAGCCTGGTTTATTCCACTCTTATTGACAGTCAGTTTGTCTTTGTTTACTATGAACCGGACGATGAGGGTGGCGGGGGACATTATGAGTCCTGGCCCCGGGATGTGGAACTCCGTGCGACGGGCGGACTTTTCAGAGCATTCCGGCCGATAGACCTGATCTGGAATTCCACCCTGGACAGCTCTTTCAGCTATATGAAGGGTGATACGCTGTTCAAAACGCAAAAAACATGGTTTGACAGTTCAAACTATGCCGAAATTGCAAAATCCTTTCAGTTGAACCTGGGGGATAATCTGGTCATTATCGGTTCGGCAATTTTTAATTTCGCCCGGAGTCCCTGGGATGACCAGTGGCGTATTGTGAAATGGCATGATGAATCCAGTTTTTAGTAAAAGATCAAATAAGACTGTCTGGTACCGGGATAAGCGCCTGGAACGACGCATCTTGAAAGTCCTCGCTATACTTGTGTTCACAACGCTGCTGATGCTGCATGTAAAACCGGAGGAAGAAGAAAAAACAAGTGTCCATGATTTTATGGATCAGACCGTTTTATTTTTACAGGATTCGGTTCGGTATTTACGTCCGGTAAAGATGGATATCTCTCCCGACGATTCCGTCTGGTCCCTTGAGTATGAATATCCGAAAGGAAAAGTCTTCCGGGAGGATTTGTATCGTTTTGGACTCTTTTGCGGGGATCACCTGAAAGCCTGTTCTGCACGGCTGGATTCTCAGAAAACACGCATTGCTCTCACAATCCGGGATCAGAAAGGGAACCCGGAGGGACGCATTATCCTCCGGCCGGCCATAGATACGGTGAAAGGCCGTATATGTCTGATTATTGATGATTTCGGGTATGCCTATGGCGCAACGGAAAAAGGATTTCTCAATCTCAGGGCTCCGGTGACCTTTTCCGTGATTCCGGGGCATACTCACTCAAAAAACCTGGGCAGACTGGCACAACGGCGGGGACATCCGGTTATGATTCACATGCCTATGGAACCTCTGGAATACCATGGCGGGGAAGAAGCCTATATGATTATGGACGGTATGGACCGGCATGAGGTTGAATATCGGATTTTGAAAGCCATTGCCGAGCTTCCCATGGCCATTGGGATGAACAACCACATGGGCTCCCGGGTAACAGGTTCTTCAGGGATGATACATAAAATTGCCGATGTTCTGGAAGAAACAGCTCTCTTTTTTTTGGATTCTTATACCGTGAACAAGACCGTTGTCCCGGGGGTGATGAGGGCTCATAACATCCGGGTTTATCAGCGGGATATCTTCATTGATCACGAAAATACCGAAAGCAATATCCGCCGACAGATCGGTAAAATGGCCCGGATTGCAGAAAAAAAAGGGGTTGTGGTGGCTATCGGGCATGACAGGCCTCTCACATTGAAAATACTTGCGGAAATGATTCCAAAACTTGAAAAAGAAGGTTTTTATTTTATATCACCGGGAGAGTTATGAAAAGTTCAGAACATATTGTAGCCAGGGCGGAGGTTCTCCGCGGCGGGCGGATTGAAAGTGTTCACCATGCCGAAATCAGCGTTGTGGATAAAGAGGAAAATGAAATACTTCATACACCCGAAACCGGTTTATATACTTACTTGCGATCCAGCGCTAAACCATTTCAGGCAACAGTGATTCTTGATACCGGGACGGATAAGGCATTTCATTTACCGGATCAATGGATTGCCCTGGCCTGTGCATCCCACAACGGTGAAGCGGTACACGTGAGAATTGTCCGGAAATATTTAAAGCGTATCGGCCTGGATGAATCTGCCCTGCAATGTGGGTCTCATGTGCCGCTGGTTTATTCTGTCGGAGGTCAAAAAGGAGCGGTCAAAACCGAGTATTCTCCTGTGTATCACAATTGTTCGGGAAAACATACAGGAATGCTTTCAGTATGCCGGCATCTTGGCGAAGACACTGCTGCCTATTTGGCTTTTGACCATCCTGTGCAGAAAGCAATCCGTGAAAAAATCAGTAAATACTCCGGCGAAACCACGGTCCCTTTGGCACTTGACGGGTGTACCGCACCGGTTTTTTATGTGTCCGTACGGGGAATGGCCCGGATGTACCGGCATCTTGCCATGGGATCCGATGAAAGTCTTGAAAAAATCCGGAATATTATGACATCCAACCCCTACCTGATTGCCGGTAAAGGGCGATTTGACACGGCTTTGATGGAAAGAACCCATGGAAAAATCGTGGCCAAGGTGGGCGCCGAAGGGGTACAGGGATGCGCCGTGAGACTCCCCGACGGAAGACGCTATGGCATCAACATTAAAGTCCTCGATGGAAACCGTCGGGCGCTGGTTCCGCTCCTGATTGAAACCCTTGTCCGTTTAAATGTTCTAACTTCTGAAGAATTGAAAAAACTGGAGTCTTTTCATCATCCGGTCCTTACGAATCATGCAGGACACCGGATCGGCGAAATACGGCCGGTCATTGAAAGCAAAACAAAAACAGGGGCATGAAGAAATAACAATCTTTTTCTGCCCATTTAACGACAAAAGATTGTATCTTTTAAGCCCCAAAAAAATCAAATATGAGGTGATATCATGAAAATTATCTCCAAAAGTGTTGCTGTCGTGCTTGTCTTGGCAAGTCTGGCCATGGGTCAGCTTTTTATTAATGAAATTGATTATGACCAGCCCAGCACAGATAATGCTGAATTTCTGGAAATTGCCGGTCCGGCTGGAATATATACAAATGTCACGGTCGAACTGGTGAATGGAAATACAACCCCGGGGTCCGTTTACCAAACTGTAGATATCCCGTCGCTGACCCTTGCAGATGAAACAGACGGTTATGGTTTTTTTGTAATTGGGGCAGCTACGGTTTCCAATGTAGACCTGACCCCGTCGGGATGGCCTGCAGAAAACATCATTCAAAATGGATCACCGGATGCCATTGTTTTAAAGATAAATGGAACGATTGTGAATGCCGTATCCTATGAAGGTTCCATGAATGATGAAGATGGAAATCCGATGGAAGTGGCTTCCGCTTCGGAGGATGTGTACGAAGGAAGCGAAGGAGAATCACTGAGCCGGCTTGGTCTTCAGGGAAGCCCCTGGCAGGTTGCGGCTATTACTCCCGGGGCTGCGAATGTGGATCAGATCTTTGAGGAAGTTAATTATGCCCCGGTTGCCATAGCCGGTGAGGATGTGGTCGTTCGCGTGAATGATGTCGTAACTCTGGACGGAAGTGCATCCTATGATCCGGACGGAACGATCAGTTCCTATTCCTGGACGCAACTTTCCGGAACGTCAGTCTCCCTGAATAATGCCAATGCTGCCGTTGCAACATTCACTGCGCCTGCCACAGCATCTGAGCTCACGTTCCGGCTTGAAATCACGGATGATGGCGGAATTACCGCCGATGATACTGTTGCTGTTTCGGTGGTGGATATCTCCGAATCATATATCATTATCAGCGAATATGTTGAGGGATCATCAAGCAACAAATATCTTGAAATTGCTAATATTGGTGAAGAAACTGTCGATTTGAACGCCGAAGGTTATACCATGGGTTTGGCATCAAACGGCAGTGGCGAGTTTTCAGTTGTTCTTGAAGATTGGGGACATTTAACCGTACTGAATCCTGGTGACGTGATTGTATTGGCTGCAGAAAAGCACACGCTGTATTCAACACCGGATACGGTTTTTGCCTATCCTTCGGTCGTCCATTATAACGGCAATGACGCTGTTGCTCTTTTTCATAAGGGTGTGATTGTGGATATCGTCGGAGAACCAGACAATTCTTCGGATATTATTAAAGATTTAACATTAAGACGCAAGAATTCCGTATCTGTCGGAAACCCTGTTTTTACCATGGAAGAATGGACACAATTAGGTCTGGATGATGTCAGCGGACTTGGCATGCACGGAGGTGCCGATGCGCCTTCCTTTGAAAATGCCGCCCGGACACCGGAATTTGTTACCTCTGCCAATGCCATTGAAGTATCCGTCGATATTATTCCCGGTGAAAA of Candidatus Neomarinimicrobiota bacterium contains these proteins:
- a CDS encoding asparaginase yields the protein MKSSEHIVARAEVLRGGRIESVHHAEISVVDKEENEILHTPETGLYTYLRSSAKPFQATVILDTGTDKAFHLPDQWIALACASHNGEAVHVRIVRKYLKRIGLDESALQCGSHVPLVYSVGGQKGAVKTEYSPVYHNCSGKHTGMLSVCRHLGEDTAAYLAFDHPVQKAIREKISKYSGETTVPLALDGCTAPVFYVSVRGMARMYRHLAMGSDESLEKIRNIMTSNPYLIAGKGRFDTALMERTHGKIVAKVGAEGVQGCAVRLPDGRRYGINIKVLDGNRRALVPLLIETLVRLNVLTSEELKKLESFHHPVLTNHAGHRIGEIRPVIESKTKTGA
- a CDS encoding lamin tail domain-containing protein, producing the protein MKIISKSVAVVLVLASLAMGQLFINEIDYDQPSTDNAEFLEIAGPAGIYTNVTVELVNGNTTPGSVYQTVDIPSLTLADETDGYGFFVIGAATVSNVDLTPSGWPAENIIQNGSPDAIVLKINGTIVNAVSYEGSMNDEDGNPMEVASASEDVYEGSEGESLSRLGLQGSPWQVAAITPGAANVDQIFEEVNYAPVAIAGEDVVVRVNDVVTLDGSASYDPDGTISSYSWTQLSGTSVSLNNANAAVATFTAPATASELTFRLEITDDGGITADDTVAVSVVDISESYIIISEYVEGSSSNKYLEIANIGEETVDLNAEGYTMGLASNGSGEFSVVLEDWGHLTVLNPGDVIVLAAEKHTLYSTPDTVFAYPSVVHYNGNDAVALFHKGVIVDIVGEPDNSSDIIKDLTLRRKNSVSVGNPVFTMEEWTQLGLDDVSGLGMHGGADAPSFENAARTPEFVTSANAIEVSVDIIPGENAPAITAMDIEYGTDGSFLNTVGTGNTWNDHDNTWMGEIPAQAGNQKINYRFVAIDGDGNEHRSGAYYVLIASATPTPISDIHDNIETWDGQIKTIHGVMTIGSNVIQTDRTNAYIQDTSGNGLNLYDPTLYPDLERGAEVTAVGEVDLYYTTIELKNFSYQITATSQPLPDPAEISVTEANSAEWEGTLIKVPGVVSSINSYSSNTAVTITDGTDSLEVVFWNSTGIDIAELNVDREAVFMGVGSQYASKYQLIVGYQEDFGVANSVSDHQTGLPQTFELFQPYPNPFNARATIQWSLPEAADLTVDIVNLTGQVVETLHQGHLSAGMYSYTWNADAFASGIYVVRMRTADRVFHRKLVLLK
- a CDS encoding M28 family peptidase, which translates into the protein MRQCVQSLIVFLLTCQLLPAVTPSFNGNKAFSYLTTQTDMGPRNPGSPGHAACIQWLVEKGEKWADTVVVQEFTGFNPHGPDDVSLTNVIYRFQPGNPERIMLSAHFDTRPVADLDRIRRNEPIPGANDGASGVAVLLHIAEILAQSPPPVGVDIAFWDGEDMGRPDYPEEFCQGSRFYSRNPLEPIPQKGILIDMIGDTDLQIFYELYSLRFAPGLAQVIWDAAKKAGYADVFIQKPGPGVYDDHVPLSEGGIPTVDIIDFQYPDARTNYWHTHEDTADKCAPESLQCIGDVLLMWLYAQE
- a CDS encoding 50S ribosomal protein L11 methyltransferase; this encodes MTKKGFAKISLPPHTWIHEALERDFLETGRLQAVEINPTAIVIWDSWESSDELMKSLTDHFPGVQVEREFVPDQDWNLTWIDGFKPRKIGHLWVTPPWHMDKIPPGESVVCINPGSAFGTGTHESTRLSLMMLQRYIKQGQSVLDLGCGSGILSIAASLLGASPVVACDVDPQIETNIRENIELNGNPPIRWDVCDVFKLNTYACDWAMINIQKPVIFPLLEKFSTLSANRKADHLILAGLLIEDEKELKRLLSEAGYRVTDKQTDGEWLAICATRNVL
- a CDS encoding divergent polysaccharide deacetylase family protein, with the translated sequence MMNPVFSKRSNKTVWYRDKRLERRILKVLAILVFTTLLMLHVKPEEEEKTSVHDFMDQTVLFLQDSVRYLRPVKMDISPDDSVWSLEYEYPKGKVFREDLYRFGLFCGDHLKACSARLDSQKTRIALTIRDQKGNPEGRIILRPAIDTVKGRICLIIDDFGYAYGATEKGFLNLRAPVTFSVIPGHTHSKNLGRLAQRRGHPVMIHMPMEPLEYHGGEEAYMIMDGMDRHEVEYRILKAIAELPMAIGMNNHMGSRVTGSSGMIHKIADVLEETALFFLDSYTVNKTVVPGVMRAHNIRVYQRDIFIDHENTESNIRRQIGKMARIAEKKGVVVAIGHDRPLTLKILAEMIPKLEKEGFYFISPGEL